From Macrobrachium rosenbergii isolate ZJJX-2024 chromosome 22, ASM4041242v1, whole genome shotgun sequence, the proteins below share one genomic window:
- the LOC136850472 gene encoding uncharacterized protein — translation MEVFQEFRRCFVILVVMSSIVSGHDIRKPLTESGNVLSGKLVASLKKGVIADCLDTITCGDARFVAKCTNCDPRYFYCAFSGATPEEKTCQSGQLFNPVPDFPKCILSSNCPYHPYPVPSTTKGPDPTSLTTKGSCVDTVTCTKKSLVAKCTYCDPRYFSCSAAGATPVPETCPSGLMFNPDPRFPRCILTNNCPYHPPWSSTTTTSTSTTTTTTTSTTTTTTPSTTTTSTTTTPSTTTSTTTTPSTTTSTTTTPSTTTSTTTTPSTTTSATTTPSITTTSTTTTPSTTATSTATTPSTTTTPTTTTPSMTTTPTSTIPSTTTTPTTTTPSTTTTPTTTTPSTTTTPATTTSTTTTPTTTEPPTTTTSTTIPTTTSLSSAETTTPKCRDTFKCPDNGNFTKCDYCYKEYFYCEKAEVMGVTKQCEAGYVFNTDPTWAKCVSAGTCPYHPEPPVPHALWSIFPHALWSIIVITVIVTGRANEPKPSPKKDVPLAYPEVGEFSNANLKPDCVQAITCGHEPFVAKCITCHPEYFYCKEPGASPTQLRCPPGMVFSSDLPDPKCTLEGDCRNSASVSGATAHPSLTSTAFANTAEIVKQTSIPGCLDSLICKATGNFARCNFCHMTYFFCETVGLPGKIELCYPDLVFNTDPDYPQCVPSSNCPYHPTTTELSSTVSATTTPDCWDTFSCPDNGNFTKCHYCYKEYFYCEKAGVMAEIKQCEAGYVFNTDPTWAKCVSVGICPYHPEPPVPHALWSIF, via the exons ATGGAAGTCTTCCAAGAATTTCGGAGATGTTTCGTAATTCTG GTTGTGATGTCTTCCATCGTCTCTGGACATGATATCAGGAAGCCTCTTACAGAGTCTGGAAATGTACTATCGGGAAAACTGGTTGCCAGTCTTAAAAAGGGAGTCATCGCTGACTGCCTTGATACAATCACCTGCGGAGATGCGCGTTTTGTCGCTAAGTGCACCAACTGTGATCCCAGATATTTCTACTGCGCATTCTCTGGTGCCACTCCAGAGGAGAAGACGTGTCAATCTGGGCAGTTATTCAACCCAGTTCCAGACTTTCCCAAGTGTATCTTGTCCAGCAACTGCCCTTACCACCCTTACCCAGTACCCTCAACTACGAAGGGCCCTGACCCCACATCTCTGACAACCAAGGGAAGTTGTGTCGACACAGTCACCTGTACGAAAAAGTCGCTTGTTGCCAAGTGCACCTACTGCGACCCAAGGTATTTCTCCTGCTCAGCGGCGGGAGCAACGCCAGTGCCAGAGACGTGTCCCTCCGGACTGATGTTCAACCCTGACCCCCGTTTCCCAAGGTGCATTTTGACAAATAACTGCCCATACCATCCTCCTTGGTCTTCAACCACCACTACAAGCACATCCACCACGACTACAACAACTACAAGTACTACTACGACCACTACTCCTTCAACCACAACTACGTCTACAACCACTACACCTTCAACGACTACATCTACAACCACTACTCCTTCAACGACTACATCTACAACCACTACTCCTTCAACGACTACATCTACAACCACTACTCCTTCAACGACTACATCTGCAACCACAACTCCTTCAATAACAACTACATCTACAACCACTACTCCTTCAACGACAGCTACATCTACAGCCACTACTCCTTCAACGACAACTACACCTACAACCACTACTCCTTCAATGACAACTACACCTACATCCACTATTCCTTCAACGACAACTACACCTACAACCACTACTCCTTCAACGACAACTACACCGACAACTACCACTCCTTCAACGACAACTACACCTGCAACCACTACTTCAACAACAACTACACCTACAACCACAGAGCCTCCAACGACAACTACATCTACAACCATTCCAACAACAACATCATTATCAAGTGCAGAAACTACAACCCCTAAATGCAGGGACACCTTCAAGTGTCCCGATAATGGAAATTTCACAAAATGTGACTATTGCTACAAAGAGTATTTCTATTGTGAAAAAGCAGAAGTTATGGGAGTTACTAAGCAATGTGAGGCCGGGTATGTCTTCAACACTGATCCAACTTGGGCAAAATGTGTCTCAGCAGGTACCTGCCCTTACCACCCAGAGCCACCTGTGCCACATGCACTATGGAGTATCTTTCCACATGCACTATGGagtatc ATTGTTATCACAGTCATCGTCACTGGACGAGCCAACGAACCAAAGCCTTCCCCGAAGAAAGACGTACCATTAGCGTATCCTGAAGTAGGAGAGTTTTCTAATGCGAATCTTAAACCTGACTGTGTTCAGGCCATCACCTGTGGACATGAACCTTTCGTCGCAAAGTGCATCACCTGCCACCCTGAATATTTCTACTGCAAAGAACCCGGTGCATCGCCAACGCAGCTGAGGTGTCCTCCTGGCATGGTATTCAGCAGTGACCTCCCTGATCCAAAATGCACTTTGGAGGGTGACTGTCGAAATTCTGCTTCTGTCTCTGGTGCAACTGCGCACCCTTCCTTGACTTCCACTGCTTTCGCCAACACTGCTGAAATTGTCAAGCAAACCTCAATACCTGGATGCTTGGACAGCCTTATATGTAAAGCTACAGGAAATTTTGCGAGGTGCAATTTCTGCCATATGACTTACTTCTTCTGTGAAACCGTTGGACTCCCAGGAAAAATTGAGCTATGCTACCCTGACCTGGTATTTAACACCGATCCAGATTACCCGCAGTGTGTACCTTCATCTAATTGTCCCTACCATCCTACAACAACTGAACTCTCTTCTACAGTATCTGCTACTACAACCCCTGATTGTTGGGACACCTTCAGTTGTCCCGATAATGGAAATTTCACAAAATGTCACTATTGCTACAAAGAGTATTTCTATTGTGAAAAAGCAGGAGTTATGGCAGAAATTAAGCAATGTGAGGCCGGGTATGTCTTCAACACTGATCCAACTTGGGCAAAATGTGTCTCAGTAGGTATCTGCCCTTATCACCCAGAGCCACCTGTGCCACATGCACTATGGagtatcttttaa